TTCAATGGCATTCTTATCAAGAACTTGCGAACTCTGAGTCTCTATAATGTCCATGTGTTCCTCACTTTCATCTATTTTAGAAGTGTCAGGTTCATCAGTATCAATTCCTGTGGTAAGAGAATTCATGAATTTGCCTCCATTTGTTAATAAAAACTAGATGCACTACCAAAAGAAACAATGCAAGTTCTAAAACAAGGCCAAATGAGGAAGTCCAACACTAATTCAAAATAGCGTAAGCATGATGGCTGCTTTGAGCACCATATTTAAACTATAGCAAACTGTAGTACGTCACAATTGTCATATAACAAGAAACTGAGTATATAGATAATTACCTACACCCATAAATTGCATAAACCATTATGTTCAACCACACCATTTCGAGGGAGAAATTTTCATCAATTAAAAAGGGTTCCAAACCCTTGACAGTTGGCATGATAATGCAGATAAGAATTTCATTAAGTTACAATGCTAAAAGCAACACCACCAACCTCAAAGCAGTCCAGATCAACTAAAACTAAGCTACACCTAATACAAATCAAAACAACACCAAAATTTCAAAGCTTTCGAAGGCAACCAGACATACTACCTTCAGATTGATGAACTGATTGGAGATCCCTTGTCTTAATCTGCTTACGACTTGCATGAGAGTCATCCTCCAACTCTTGGCCTCTCCGCTTTGCACCCACCACCATCTTCACAGACAAAAATCCACAATAAGAAGTCAAAAACATAAATCAAACTCCAAAAAAAACACTCCTtttttcaaaaacaaaactGAAATGCAAACCTTAGAATCAGATTGTGGGATCCTCCCAGATGCCTCAGAATCACCATGGGAACTCATTTCATCCCCCATTACCAACTTATAGCTCAAAATCAACCCTTTTGAAGAGAAACAAAATCTCAAATTTGAAGATAATCAAGCAGAAAAggtaaaaaattacaaaaaatcaaGAAGCAATCCCTAGATCAAgggaaacaaacaaaaaaagcaCGCGAATCTGATTGCTGAAAAGGGTCGGTAGGAAACTCATTGAATTTTGATGGGTAGTTGGTAATTCCGAAATCAAAGAAGAAATGAAGTGGGGTTGAGAATGAAAATTGAGATTAGAGAAGGAAGCGCGGGTATTAGGGTTTGTTCTTGAGGGGTTTTAagcttttttggtttttttggaGAGAATCTTTTTTGTTGGTGAGTGTAAATTGGGGATTAGTTTACAAGAGTAGAAAATTGATTCGAATTGAAATGGGAAATAGAAAATGGAAATGAATTTGAATTCAAGTATAGCGCGGTGAGATGAGTCATGAGTGTGCTCACTGCCGCCTCCATCTGTAGTTTCGAgtagttttctctctcctcattggGATGGGCTTGATATTGTTTCCCGCAGGAATGAAAGGTAGGGCTCACAGATATTGTGCAAAatatattcaaattcaaatcaaatgGAGGGTAATTTCGCACTACTCGCCGCTCCCTCCCCCCAAATTTTATGGTAATCACTAATTCATTACTCtactaatttattttagtaCTTTACAAAGAAAAAATAACTTGCAATATGTTTAATCTTTTGGAAAAAATAACTTGCAAATTTTTTAAGatttgatttgttgttgaaatGAAAAGTGTGGTCTCGTGTTGGAGAATAATTAGAGatttgatttgttgttgattttCGATTGCATGTTCCAAATTTCAAACAGATGTATaataaacggatttttcataaaatgcccctgaggttttaaaaaacgcaccaaataccctcgcctgtttcgattcacataaaatacccctatttatccGTACTGTTCATGACATGCACCTGTCAGCTAAcgccgttagtctgccgttagtgtTGTTTTACTTATTTGCCCTTAATTTTAGTTTAGCGCCATTGAGTTCCTTCACTTTCACAGAAAGACCAAAAAAAAACGTTCAaattcttctctttctctctcctctcccctgttcttcttcAAGCTCTAATCCTACTCAAACCCCAGAAATTCTGGGTAGATCTTCaatatttttgtgaattttgctGCGCACCTTAAAGGCGAGTTCGTGGGTTGTGATTTTGCTTCAATCGCGACAAAAAAGGGAGAAACTTGAGGCGATTTCCACTGGAGTTAGTGTCGAAGAGGAAACGGGAATTTTAAAGTTGGTTAGTCTACTTCCAGGTAATAATCTCTTCTTCTCTGTTTAATTTTGCTGGTAAACTTGTTTTTTTTCACGAAAtcgattagggttagggtttctgaaattgtcagttttttttttaaattgcgCAAATTTCTTGTTGGTTATTGGTCAATTGTGGTTGTTGGAATGAAAATTGATGttagtttcattatttttttcCTTTAGGATGAGTTCTATTTGGTTGTTACTACGGTATGGGTCACATAGTTTTGATATTAGAGTGGGAGACATGGAAAAATATCGTTTGTTGAAGTTGTTTCTTGATATCTTTGAGGAATCAGTTAAGCAAGATGTTTTTTTGCCTAGTACCTTTAGCTTGTATGTTGAGGGTCCTTGTGGTAAGGTTGAATTGAATGATGATAAGACTTTAAGGCTTCTGTGGGGATGAAATTGGGGTAAAGACACTGCTGAAATTTGGGTTGAGGGAACAGATAAACCAGGATTGGTGTTTAGGAATGATGTTGAAACAATTGAGAATCATAGAAAGGAAAAAGAGAGACAACTTAAGGAGAGACAAGAGGAATTGTTGAGGGCTCaaagagaggaggaagaggCAATGAGGAAACAACAGGAAAGGGAGGACATTTTGAGGGAAATACAGGAACAAATGGAGTACACTGTGGCTATGGAGGTCCCTGTTGTTGATTGTGAGGACTTGAAGGTTGAGTATGTGAGAGTCATTAGCAAAGATGATGCTGATGAGGTGTTTCCAGGTTGCTCTCAACCACAACAAACACAAGAATCCCCAAAGAAACAACCCACCCCACCCAAACCTGCTTCTAAGTCAAAAGGCAAAGATAAGCCTGCTTCTAAGAAACTAACCCCCAAAAGGAGGGCATCAGCTAAACAAGCCACTCCCCCACAGAAACAACCCACCCCACAGAAACAACCCACCCCAGCTAAACAACCCACCCCACCTAAACAACCCACCAAACAACCTacaccaccacccccaccacAAAAACAACCCACCCAACCAAAACAAGCCACCAAACAACCTACACCAcaaccaccacaacaacaacaacacagacCACCACCAGAACATCCCACCTCTCCACCACAACAGCAcacccctccaccaccaccaccaaatcCCACTCCACCACAAAACAACCAAACTGATGAGCCTAACAATCAAGCACCACCTGATCAAGCTCAGCCAGTGAAAAAGAAGGGGGGCAGAGCTAGACCTGAGGGGTTTAGGGTTAACAAAGTCACTGCTAAGAAGGCTGGAACTTGGGTTTCCAAGGGAAAGGGAAAAGGGAGAAAGGGTACAGGAAGGTCTAAGACACCAGGGGTTTTTGCTGATGTTGGTGAGATTTGTTCAGAAGAGGAGAGTGAGGATTCTGATTATGAGGAATCAGATTCTGAACAAGAGGATGTTCTGAATGATTGGATTGATtctgatgttgatgatgaggtGATTCCTGATGATATTCCTGATTTGGGGTTTGAGGACTGTCTAAATGGTTCCTCAAAGATGGATAAGGCCTATAAAAATGGCAAAATATGGACTGATCAACCATATGGGTCCATTAAGTTAGAACCCTGGTTGATCTTTCATGATAAGGCCACATTTCTTGAAGTGTTGAGAAGTTACTGCATACAGGAGGGGTTTGGGCTTGCTGTTGAGAGGGCTGACAATAGGAGGTACACAGTAGTGTGTGCAGTGGAGTCATGTGACTGGAGGATACATGCCAGTAGGTTGTTTGGCAATGTTAGCTGGGCCATTAAGGTGATCAGTGGGTCCCACAGAACTTGTGGGAGGCTTGAGGAGAATCCAGTGGTGACCTCTGAGTGGTTGTGTAAGCACATGTTGGGGAAAATAGAGGCCAATCCAGAGATTCCAGTGGAGACATTAAGGAGGTATGTACAAAAGAAGTTTCAGTTGAGGGTGAAAAAGAGGCTATTGTACAAGGTCAGGAGTATGGCCAAGGAAAAGCTGCATGGTGGTTGGGCTGAAGCATATGAGATGTTGCCTAGGTATGCTGAGATGATTAAGCAAACGAACCCAGGGAGTCATGCACTTATAACATGGGGGGCCAGTAGTGGGGATGTGAACCCAAAATTCAGAGCTTGCTTCTTCTCATTTGCTGCACAAGTCAGGGGGTTTCTAAGGGGTTGTAGGCCCATAATTGGAATAGATGGGGCTCATTTAAGTGGTTTCTACAAGGGCATTCTACTGACAGCAGTTGGCATAGATGGGAACAATGAAATTTTTGTTCTTGCCTATGGGATAGTAGACACTGAGAGCTGTGACAGTTGGACCTACTTCATGAGATGCTTGAGGCAAATGTTTGAGCAGGAGGGTTGCAACAGAGATGATTGGACCTTCATCAGTGATAGGATGAAGGTATGTGTACTGATCTGATATTTACTCTTTTCTGATCTTTACTTTTTTCTTATGTTTATGTTTCTATATTAATGAACCTATTTTGTTGTTTGCTGATGTGTAGGGTGTTGAGTTGGCAGTTAGAGAAACTTTTCCTAGAGCAACTAGGAGAGTTTGCTGCCAACACCTATACATGAATTGTAAGAACAATGGCTTCAGTGGATCTGCATTCCACAAGCTCTTTTGGATAGCTGCTAATGCATACAATGAGTATGTGTTTGATAAGGCCATGGTGAAGATCAGTGAGTACAATGCAAATGCCACTGCATACTTGAACAACTGCATTGAGCAATGGTCTAGGCATAAGTTTGACTCTACTGtttgttgtgatcacaacacaACAAACTTTGTGGAGTCATTCAATGCATGCACAAAGCCCTTCAGAGACATGCCTGTCT
This sequence is a window from Spinacia oleracea cultivar Varoflay chromosome 1, BTI_SOV_V1, whole genome shotgun sequence. Protein-coding genes within it:
- the LOC130465816 gene encoding uncharacterized protein isoform X1; this translates as MRKQQEREDILREIQEQMEYTVAMEVPVVDCEDLKVEYVRVISKDDADEVFPGCSQPQQTQESPKKQPTPPKPASKSKGKDKPASKKLTPKRRASAKQATPPQKQPTPQKQPTPAKQPTPPKQPTKQPTPPPPPQKQPTQPKQATKQPTPQPPQQQQHRPPPEHPTSPPQQHTPPPPPPNPTPPQNNQTDEPNNQAPPDQAQPVKKKGGRARPEGFRVNKVTAKKAGTWVSKGKGKGRKGTGRSKTPGVFADVGEICSEEESEDSDYEESDSEQEDVLNDWIDSDVDDEVIPDDIPDLGFEDCLNGSSKMDKAYKNGKIWTDQPYGSIKLEPWLIFHDKATFLEVLRSYCIQEGFGLAVERADNRRYTVVCAVESCDWRIHASRLFGNVSWAIKVISGSHRTCGRLEENPVVTSEWLCKHMLGKIEANPEIPVETLRRYVQKKFQLRVKKRLLYKVRSMAKEKLHGGWAEAYEMLPRYAEMIKQTNPGSHALITWGASSGDVNPKFRACFFSFAAQVRGFLRGCRPIIGIDGAHLSGFYKGILLTAVGIDGNNEIFVLAYGIVDTESCDSWTYFMRCLRQMFEQEGCNRDDWTFISDRMKGVELAVRETFPRATRRVCCQHLYMNCKNNGFSGSAFHKLFWIAANAYNEYVFDKAMVKISEYNANATAYLNNCIEQWSRHKFDSTVCCDHNTTNFVESFNACTKPFRDMPVFSLLEAIRSWCMQRVGARFDKAVDMEDGQLIS
- the LOC130465816 gene encoding uncharacterized protein isoform X2; the protein is MRKQQEREDILREIQEQMEYTVAMEVPVVDCEDLKVEYVRVISKDDADEVFPGCSQPQQTQESPKKQPTPPKPASKSKGKDKPASKKLTPKRRASAKQATPPQKQPTPQKQPTPAKQPTPPKQPTKQPTPPPPPQKQPTQPKQATKQPTPQPPQQQQHRPPPEHPTSPPQQHTPPPPPPNPTPPQNNQTDEPNNQAPPDQAQPVKKKGGRARPEGFRVNKVTAKKAGTWVSKGKGKGRKGTGRSKTPGVFADVGEICSEEESEDSDYEESDSEQEDVLNDWIDSDVDDEVIPDDIPDLGFEDCLNGSSKMDKAYKNGKIWTDQPYGSIKLEPWLIFHDKATFLEVLRSYCIQEGFGLAVERADNRRYTVVCAVESCDWRIHASRLFGNVSWAIKVISGSHRTCGRLEENPVVTSEWLCKHMLGKIEANPEIPVETLRRYVQKKFQLRVKKRLLYKVRSMAKEKLHGGWAEAYEMLPRYAEMIKQTNPGSHALITWGASSGDVNPKFRACFFSFAAQVRGFLRGCRPIIGIDGAHLSGFYKGILLTAVGIDGNNEIFVLAYGIVDTESCDSWTYFMRCLRQMFEQEGCNRDDWTFISDRMKGVELAVRETFPRATRRVCCQHLYMNCKNNGFSGSAFHKLFWIAANAYNEYVFDKAMVKISEYNANATAYLNNCIEQWSRHKFDSTVCCDHNTTNFVESFNACTKPFRDMPVFSLLEEIGLGAQEERSTRREVENYG